The following are encoded in a window of Balaenoptera ricei isolate mBalRic1 chromosome 1, mBalRic1.hap2, whole genome shotgun sequence genomic DNA:
- the C1H1orf53 gene encoding LOW QUALITY PROTEIN: uncharacterized protein C1orf53 homolog (The sequence of the model RefSeq protein was modified relative to this genomic sequence to represent the inferred CDS: substituted 2 bases at 2 genomic stop codons), whose amino-acid sequence MAAWRVPVSAGAALGWLPSAAPPPEPPRVGEAFRQRLSFTLCSAXQGDRSGSGPDSQGGPEGAARRPASKELTAAERRISELQAAACAAGGLNYVDPATGYMVLTRLAHLQRGRXCVSTCRHCPCGQVNVKDPSKKKQFNSYFYV is encoded by the exons ATGGCGGCCTGGCGGGTCCCGGTGTCCGCGGGCGCTGCGCTCGGGTGGCTGCCGTCCGCCGCCCCGCCGCCAGAACCGCCCCGGGTCGGAGAAGCGTTCCGACAGCGCCTCAGCTTCACCCTCTGCTCCGCTTAGCAGGGAGACCGCAGCGGCTCCGGGCCCGACTCGCAAGGCGGGCCGGAGGGAGCAGCGAGGCGTCCGGCGAGCAAAGAGTTAACAGCGGCGGAGCGGAGGATCTCGGAGCTTCAAGCCGCCGCCTGCGCG G CTGGCGGGCTGAACTACGTGGACCCAGCTACTGGCTACATGGTGCTCACCCGGCTGGCCCACTTGCAGAGAGGCAGATGATGCGTCTCTACCTGCAGACAC tGTCCATGTGGTCAAGTCAATGTTAAAGATCCATCTAAAAAGAAGCAGTtcaattcatatttttatgtttga